A region from the Mycolicibacterium phlei genome encodes:
- a CDS encoding response regulator: protein MIRVLIVEDEPLIAEAHRTYLGRLPGFQVVGEAHTARDAMRMTATADPPVDLVLLDIGLPDADGISLAKGLSGLAPTPDLIVITSERNLEMVRAAVGHGSLAYLLKPFTFAAFRERLEAYQRYRAALPAGTTAASQAEVDRALAELRVTKATTPKGTSAATNDEIARAVRDSRAGVTADAVARQVGVSRVTAWRYLERLADDGVVTRHTDYGKAGRPKTRYVWRPKA from the coding sequence GTGATCCGCGTGCTGATCGTCGAGGACGAGCCGCTGATCGCCGAGGCGCACCGGACCTATCTCGGCCGGCTGCCCGGGTTCCAGGTGGTCGGTGAGGCGCACACCGCGCGCGACGCGATGCGGATGACCGCGACCGCGGACCCGCCGGTCGATCTGGTGCTGCTGGACATCGGTCTGCCCGACGCGGACGGCATCTCGCTGGCCAAGGGGTTGTCCGGGCTGGCACCGACGCCGGACCTCATCGTGATCACCTCGGAACGCAACCTGGAGATGGTGCGCGCCGCGGTCGGCCACGGGTCGCTGGCGTACCTGCTGAAGCCGTTCACGTTCGCGGCGTTCCGCGAGCGCCTCGAGGCGTACCAGCGCTACCGCGCGGCGCTGCCCGCGGGCACCACCGCGGCCAGCCAGGCCGAGGTGGACCGCGCGCTGGCCGAACTGCGGGTCACGAAGGCGACGACACCGAAGGGCACCTCGGCCGCCACCAATGACGAGATCGCCCGTGCCGTACGGGATTCGCGTGCCGGGGTGACCGCGGATGCGGTGGCCAGGCAGGTCGGGGTGTCACGGGTGACCGCGTGGCGTTACCTCGAGCGGTTGGCCGACGACGGCGTCGTCACGCGTCACACCGACTACGGGAAGGCCGGACGGCCCAAGACCCGTTACGTGTGGCGGCCGAAGGCCTGA
- a CDS encoding YncE family protein, producing the protein MVDFSMPAGALVTEHDRPADPAATVLGSVDVRRGAVGDIAGSSAGAILTTHPGDDSVALLNGRTLAVEAIIAVPGEPVAIATHGNRAYVSTSSWTHKDEVTVIDTVARRVLARYPLADSITALAVSPDGTRVFAGRTGDGSIAVSVIDTVAERARSIEVATGAGIGIDALAVAADGRRLHIATTDARGSAVLTVDVETGLVESAASIGAPIRDLAVADGTAYVLTSDRTRGGVVHIVELSTGRIAGIVELGGAPTQLAMGADKSRVYVVDYDQVLVVCTLSLRVVNTIVVDGRPSCVSVNAQSGRCYVADYDGRVTAFGVDTTAPLTYSEFVASNALVSDIRDLEPVTA; encoded by the coding sequence ATGGTTGATTTCTCGATGCCCGCGGGCGCGCTTGTCACGGAGCACGATCGTCCGGCCGACCCGGCCGCGACGGTGCTGGGATCGGTGGACGTCCGGCGTGGTGCCGTGGGGGACATCGCGGGCAGCAGCGCCGGTGCGATCCTGACCACCCACCCGGGCGACGACAGCGTCGCGCTGCTCAACGGCCGCACCCTCGCCGTCGAGGCGATCATCGCGGTGCCGGGCGAGCCGGTTGCGATCGCCACCCACGGCAACCGGGCCTACGTCAGCACGTCGTCGTGGACCCACAAGGACGAGGTGACGGTCATCGACACCGTCGCCCGCCGGGTGCTGGCCCGCTACCCGCTGGCCGACAGCATCACGGCGCTGGCCGTCAGCCCGGACGGCACGCGCGTCTTCGCCGGCCGCACCGGTGACGGCAGCATCGCGGTCTCGGTGATCGACACCGTCGCCGAACGGGCCCGTTCCATCGAGGTGGCCACCGGCGCCGGCATCGGCATCGACGCGCTCGCGGTCGCCGCCGACGGCAGGCGGCTGCACATCGCCACCACCGACGCCCGCGGCAGCGCGGTGCTCACCGTCGACGTCGAGACCGGTCTGGTCGAGAGCGCCGCGAGCATCGGAGCCCCGATCCGCGATCTCGCGGTCGCCGACGGCACCGCGTACGTGCTGACCTCCGACCGCACCCGCGGCGGCGTCGTCCACATCGTCGAGCTTTCCACCGGCCGGATCGCCGGCATTGTCGAACTCGGCGGTGCGCCAACGCAGTTGGCGATGGGTGCCGACAAGAGCCGGGTCTACGTCGTCGACTACGACCAGGTGCTGGTCGTGTGCACGTTGAGCCTGCGCGTGGTCAACACGATCGTCGTCGACGGGCGGCCCTCCTGCGTCAGCGTGAACGCGCAGAGCGGCCGGTGCTACGTCGCCGACTACGACGGCCGGGTGACCGCCTTCGGCGTCGACACCACCGCACCGCTGACGTACTCGGAGTTCGTCGCCAGCAACGCGCTGGTGTCCGACATCCGCGACCTGGAACCGGTCACCGCCTAG
- a CDS encoding STAS domain-containing protein: MTLAALNELPPTQPPRPRLTLTPHEGPGELTVRVRGDVDAANAKDFADAVLALVDGDRRVTLDLVELGFLAIDGVAALHAVKARLAHADVPWTVLPGEAALRVLRLCDPESVIPVTTRVPVRRGRGGLRLVES; the protein is encoded by the coding sequence ATGACCCTTGCGGCCCTCAACGAATTGCCGCCCACCCAACCGCCACGGCCGCGGCTGACGCTGACCCCGCATGAGGGGCCCGGCGAGCTGACCGTGCGGGTTCGCGGCGACGTCGACGCCGCAAACGCCAAGGACTTCGCCGACGCGGTGCTCGCCCTGGTTGACGGCGACCGGCGTGTCACGCTCGATCTGGTCGAACTCGGCTTCCTCGCCATCGACGGCGTCGCCGCACTGCACGCCGTCAAAGCCCGTCTCGCCCACGCCGACGTGCCCTGGACGGTGCTGCCCGGCGAGGCGGCGCTGCGGGTGCTGCGGCTGTGCGACCCCGAGAGCGTGATCCCGGTCACCACTCGGGTGCCGGTTCGCCGCGGCCGGGGCGGGCTGCGACTCGTGGAGTCCTAG
- a CDS encoding ATP-binding protein: MNPPTELGFSCNGPADAQTVAEFRNAFRQWLRTHFALDDERLHDAVLAVNEALTNAAEFAYVGAEEPGTMAVTARYEVLEEPAGSRLVVTVTDHGTWLHKEPDGRPNTRGRGIELMNALSDRASIDRAPDGTRVVLEFDGCQLRSEEPFATTA; this comes from the coding sequence ATGAACCCTCCGACGGAACTTGGTTTTTCGTGCAACGGCCCTGCGGATGCGCAGACCGTCGCCGAGTTCCGTAACGCCTTCAGGCAGTGGCTGCGGACCCATTTCGCGCTCGATGACGAGCGGCTGCACGACGCGGTGCTGGCGGTCAACGAGGCGCTGACCAACGCCGCGGAGTTCGCCTACGTCGGCGCCGAGGAGCCGGGCACGATGGCCGTCACCGCCCGCTACGAGGTCCTCGAGGAGCCGGCGGGCAGCCGGTTGGTGGTCACCGTCACCGACCACGGCACCTGGCTGCACAAGGAACCCGACGGCCGGCCCAACACCCGCGGACGCGGCATCGAGCTGATGAACGCGCTGTCCGACCGGGCGTCGATCGACCGTGCGCCGGACGGCACCCGGGTGGTTCTGGAGTTCGACGGCTGCCAGTTGCGCTCCGAAGAACCCTTCGCCACCACCGCGTGA
- a CDS encoding STAS domain-containing protein: protein MAVVSASGDLDMLTAPALRDAIAAALEKDPTALIVDLSAVEFLGSAGMQVLMESHNQAGTSGVQFAVVADGPATSRPLKITGIADLVALHSSLDVALEKLNA, encoded by the coding sequence GTGGCGGTCGTCTCGGCCTCCGGTGACCTCGACATGTTGACCGCGCCAGCGCTGCGGGACGCCATCGCCGCCGCACTGGAGAAGGACCCCACCGCCCTGATCGTGGACCTGTCCGCCGTCGAGTTCCTCGGTTCCGCGGGCATGCAGGTGCTGATGGAGAGCCACAACCAGGCGGGCACCTCCGGTGTGCAGTTCGCCGTCGTCGCCGACGGCCCGGCCACAAGCAGGCCGCTGAAGATCACCGGGATCGCCGACCTCGTCGCGTTACATTCGTCACTCGACGTCGCCCTCGAGAAGCTCAACGCGTGA
- a CDS encoding esterase family protein, with protein MGSGCDVRRSLVRLCGVLVTVLLSVALGMPTAAAYSRSGLPVETLMVPSPSMGRDIKVQFQGGGPHSVYLLDGLRAQEDANGWDINTAAFEWFYDSGISVVMPVGGQSSFYTDWYQPACGHSGCQTFKWETFLTQELPAWLAANRGLSPTGNAVVGLSMSGGAALNLAVWHPLQFIFAASLSGYLNPSAGLWPTMIGLAMQDAGGYSATDMWGPTSDPAWRRNDPMVNIPTLVANNTALWIYCGTGWLSELDAGSDFGARYSAQFLENITVSTNKEFQRRYLAAGGRNAVFHFPPDGTHSWGYWGAQLQAMKPDMLRILGAGG; from the coding sequence ATGGGAAGTGGCTGCGACGTGAGGCGTTCGCTCGTCAGGCTGTGCGGGGTGCTGGTGACGGTCCTGCTCTCCGTTGCGCTTGGAATGCCAACGGCCGCAGCATATTCCCGTTCCGGGTTGCCCGTCGAGACGCTCATGGTGCCGTCGCCGTCGATGGGGCGTGACATCAAGGTCCAGTTCCAGGGCGGCGGGCCGCACTCGGTCTATCTGCTCGACGGTCTGCGCGCGCAGGAGGACGCCAACGGGTGGGACATCAACACCGCGGCATTCGAATGGTTCTATGACTCCGGCATTTCCGTCGTCATGCCGGTGGGCGGACAGTCGAGCTTCTACACCGACTGGTATCAGCCCGCCTGTGGGCACAGCGGCTGCCAGACCTTCAAGTGGGAGACGTTCCTGACCCAGGAGCTGCCCGCCTGGCTGGCGGCCAACCGCGGGTTGTCGCCGACCGGAAACGCCGTGGTCGGGCTGTCCATGTCCGGTGGTGCGGCGCTGAACCTGGCGGTCTGGCATCCGCTGCAGTTCATCTTCGCGGCCTCCCTGTCTGGATACCTGAATCCGTCAGCGGGGTTGTGGCCCACGATGATTGGGCTCGCGATGCAGGATGCGGGCGGCTACAGCGCCACCGACATGTGGGGGCCGACCTCGGATCCTGCGTGGCGGCGCAACGACCCGATGGTCAACATCCCGACGCTGGTCGCCAACAACACCGCGCTGTGGATCTACTGCGGCACCGGCTGGTTGTCCGAACTCGACGCCGGCTCCGACTTCGGCGCCCGCTACAGCGCGCAGTTCCTGGAGAACATCACGGTCTCCACGAACAAGGAGTTCCAGCGGCGCTACCTGGCGGCGGGTGGGCGCAACGCGGTCTTCCACTTCCCGCCGGACGGCACCCACAGCTGGGGTTACTGGGGTGCGCAGCTGCAGGCGATGAAGCCGGACATGCTGCGCATCCTGGGCGCCGGCGGGTAA
- a CDS encoding DUF732 domain-containing protein yields MRYLISAVAAVVAAIPLAAPAAADADEFVRKVQAKWVYLSADQVMTAGNQACAALRSGVPASVVIDNLNQGLGVSVLAAQDIVSTAVVELGC; encoded by the coding sequence ATGCGGTACCTGATCAGCGCCGTCGCGGCGGTCGTCGCAGCGATCCCGTTGGCCGCACCGGCGGCGGCCGACGCCGACGAGTTCGTACGCAAGGTGCAGGCCAAGTGGGTCTACCTGTCGGCCGACCAGGTGATGACCGCCGGCAACCAGGCGTGCGCGGCGCTGCGCAGCGGTGTGCCCGCCAGCGTCGTCATCGACAACCTCAATCAGGGCCTCGGTGTCTCCGTGCTGGCCGCGCAGGACATCGTCAGCACCGCCGTCGTCGAACTGGGGTGCTGA
- a CDS encoding peptidoglycan recognition protein family protein — protein sequence MPQTRPWVGDPVWLAEVVRAEGVRLVEYPGWRSRGHGDFKDIRGVMVHHTGSDNASAASIADGRPDLPGPLSQLHIARDGTVTVVALGVAWHAGIGMYPWLPANMGNWHLIGIECANSGTSPTAPHRMNWPDAQYDALVRCCAAINRRLAQTASRTIGHKEYAGRSQGKWDPGAIDMDVLRRDIQDRIGTIDAPAPTPRPPVPVGEYAHILLFRGSEGPQVAELQRRLKEGYREYAGHLVVDGIYGPQTEAAVREFQRRTRGLKVDGIVGPATAAALRLRVVPPVRDSAVL from the coding sequence ATGCCTCAGACACGGCCATGGGTCGGCGACCCGGTGTGGCTCGCCGAGGTGGTGAGGGCCGAGGGGGTCCGCTTGGTCGAGTACCCCGGCTGGCGTAGCCGCGGCCACGGCGATTTCAAGGACATCCGCGGTGTGATGGTGCATCACACCGGGTCGGACAATGCCTCCGCAGCCTCCATCGCCGACGGTAGGCCCGACCTGCCGGGCCCGTTGTCCCAGCTGCACATCGCGCGCGACGGCACCGTGACCGTGGTGGCACTCGGCGTCGCCTGGCACGCCGGGATCGGCATGTATCCGTGGCTGCCCGCCAACATGGGCAACTGGCACCTGATCGGGATCGAGTGCGCCAACAGCGGGACGAGCCCGACCGCCCCGCACCGCATGAACTGGCCTGACGCACAATACGATGCGCTCGTTCGTTGCTGTGCGGCGATCAACCGCCGATTGGCGCAGACCGCGAGCCGCACGATCGGCCACAAGGAGTACGCCGGGCGCTCCCAAGGCAAATGGGATCCGGGCGCCATCGACATGGACGTCCTGCGGCGCGACATCCAGGACCGGATCGGCACCATCGACGCCCCGGCGCCCACACCACGCCCACCGGTGCCCGTCGGCGAGTACGCGCACATCCTGCTGTTCCGGGGTTCGGAGGGGCCGCAGGTCGCTGAGCTGCAACGCCGGCTCAAGGAGGGCTATCGCGAGTACGCCGGGCATCTCGTGGTCGACGGAATCTACGGCCCGCAGACCGAGGCCGCCGTGCGGGAGTTTCAGCGCCGCACCCGTGGCCTGAAGGTCGACGGCATCGTCGGCCCGGCGACGGCCGCCGCGTTGCGGCTGCGGGTGGTGCCCCCGGTGCGGGACTCAGCCGTCCTGTGA
- a CDS encoding alpha/beta hydrolase-fold protein — MVRTHTVVAGETLSALALRYYGDADRYRLIATASGIADPNVINVGQRLIMPDFTRYTVVAGDTLTGLATRFYGDPRLGRLIAGASGVTESGSLTAGQQVIIPDITRHRVAAGDTLAALAARYYGDTAFYPVMAAVNGITDPGVLNAGRDVVVFVGRSDGFGLRVVDRNENDPRLWYYRFQTAAIGWNPGVNVLLPDDYRTSGRTYPVLYLLHGGAADFRQFDFLGIRELTAGKPIIVVMPDGGQAGWYSNPVASFVGPRNWETFHIAQLLPWIEANFRVYAEYDGRAVAGFSMGGFGALKYAAKYYGHFASVSSHSGPASLRRDFGLVVHWANITSAVLDLAGGTVYGAPLWDQARVSADNPIERIESYRNKRVFLVAGTSPDPLNWFDSVNETQVLAGQREFRERLSAAGIPYEFHEVPGGHVFRPEMFTADLDGILARLRPASGGDFNRS, encoded by the coding sequence ATGGTCAGAACACACACGGTGGTCGCAGGAGAAACGCTGTCGGCGTTGGCATTGCGCTACTACGGGGATGCGGACCGGTACCGGCTGATCGCCACCGCCAGCGGAATCGCCGACCCGAACGTCATCAACGTCGGGCAACGCCTGATCATGCCCGACTTCACCAGATACACCGTGGTGGCCGGGGACACCCTGACAGGGCTGGCAACCCGCTTCTACGGTGACCCGAGGCTGGGCCGGTTGATCGCAGGCGCCTCCGGCGTCACCGAATCAGGTTCGCTCACAGCGGGTCAACAGGTGATCATCCCGGACATCACGAGACACCGGGTGGCCGCCGGAGACACCCTGGCCGCTTTGGCGGCGCGCTACTACGGCGACACCGCGTTCTATCCGGTGATGGCCGCGGTCAACGGCATCACCGACCCGGGCGTGCTCAACGCGGGCCGCGATGTGGTCGTCTTCGTCGGCCGCAGCGACGGGTTCGGCCTGAGGGTCGTCGACCGCAACGAGAACGACCCCCGCCTGTGGTACTACCGCTTCCAGACTGCGGCAATCGGCTGGAATCCCGGGGTGAACGTCCTGCTGCCGGACGACTACCGGACCAGCGGGCGCACCTATCCCGTGCTGTACCTGCTGCACGGCGGCGCCGCGGATTTCCGCCAGTTCGACTTTCTGGGGATCCGCGAGCTGACCGCCGGAAAACCGATCATCGTGGTCATGCCCGACGGCGGCCAGGCGGGCTGGTACTCCAACCCGGTGGCCTCCTTCGTCGGCCCGCGAAACTGGGAGACGTTCCATATCGCCCAACTGCTTCCGTGGATCGAGGCAAACTTCCGGGTGTATGCCGAGTACGACGGGCGCGCGGTCGCCGGGTTCTCGATGGGGGGCTTCGGCGCGCTGAAGTACGCGGCCAAGTACTACGGCCACTTCGCCTCGGTGAGCAGTCACTCCGGACCGGCGAGCCTGCGGCGCGACTTCGGCCTGGTCGTGCACTGGGCGAACATCACCTCCGCGGTTCTCGACCTGGCCGGCGGCACGGTGTACGGGGCGCCGCTGTGGGACCAGGCCCGGGTCAGCGCCGACAACCCGATCGAGCGCATCGAGAGCTACCGCAACAAGAGGGTGTTCCTGGTCGCGGGCACCAGCCCCGACCCGCTCAACTGGTTCGACAGCGTGAACGAGACCCAGGTACTCGCCGGCCAGCGCGAGTTCCGCGAACGACTCAGCGCCGCAGGCATTCCGTACGAGTTCCATGAGGTGCCCGGCGGGCACGTGTTCCGGCCCGAGATGTTCACCGCCGACCTCGACGGGATCCTCGCCCGGTTGCGGCCCGCCAGCGGTGGTGACTTCAACCGAAGTTGA
- a CDS encoding zinc-binding dehydrogenase — MKAVSCQHATLTVVDLPEPRPAQGQLLLNVLRCGICGSDLHAKDHTDELAESMAAVGVTDTVASDRPVVFGHEFCGEVAERGRGVGKRFREGTPVVSFPLLRARGGVHLTGLSAVAPGAYAERVLAEAALSFAVPNGLSPDIAALTEPMAVALHAVRRSDITRRDTAIVIGCGPVGLAIICHLKARGVERIVASDLSPGRRELARRCGATLVVDPAVDSPYASAPGITSGTDLYNFGVGSMEKLRRIPGWVPLYRIADKLGGTAQKRPVIFECVGNPGMIDSILAAAPFNSRVVVAGVCMGTDRIRPTLANGKEIDLRFVFAYTPLEFRDTLHMLADGKVDAAPMITDTVGLDGVAAAFDALGNPENQAKVLINPRRS, encoded by the coding sequence ATGAAGGCGGTCAGCTGTCAGCACGCCACCCTGACGGTGGTGGACCTGCCCGAACCACGGCCGGCCCAGGGCCAGCTGCTGCTCAACGTGTTGCGCTGCGGTATCTGCGGTTCGGACCTGCACGCCAAGGACCACACCGACGAGCTGGCCGAGTCGATGGCCGCCGTCGGGGTCACCGACACCGTGGCCTCCGACAGGCCGGTGGTGTTCGGCCACGAGTTCTGCGGTGAGGTCGCCGAACGCGGCCGGGGTGTGGGCAAGCGGTTCCGGGAGGGCACCCCGGTGGTGTCGTTTCCGCTGCTGCGCGCCCGCGGCGGGGTGCATCTGACCGGGCTGTCGGCGGTGGCGCCGGGGGCGTACGCCGAGCGGGTGCTGGCCGAGGCGGCGCTGAGCTTCGCGGTGCCCAACGGGTTGTCCCCCGATATCGCCGCGCTGACCGAGCCGATGGCCGTCGCGCTGCACGCGGTACGCCGCAGCGATATCACCCGCCGTGACACCGCGATCGTGATCGGCTGCGGGCCCGTCGGTCTGGCGATCATCTGCCACCTCAAGGCCAGGGGCGTGGAGAGGATCGTCGCCAGCGATCTCTCGCCGGGCCGGCGTGAACTGGCGCGCCGCTGCGGCGCGACGCTGGTGGTGGACCCGGCGGTGGACTCGCCGTACGCGTCGGCACCGGGCATCACGTCGGGCACCGACCTGTACAACTTCGGCGTCGGCTCGATGGAGAAGCTGCGCCGGATCCCCGGCTGGGTGCCGCTGTACCGGATCGCCGACAAGCTGGGCGGGACCGCGCAGAAACGACCGGTGATCTTCGAGTGCGTCGGCAACCCGGGCATGATCGACTCGATTCTTGCTGCGGCACCGTTTAATTCGCGGGTGGTGGTGGCCGGGGTGTGCATGGGCACCGACCGGATACGCCCGACGCTGGCCAACGGCAAGGAGATCGACCTGCGGTTCGTGTTCGCCTACACGCCGCTGGAGTTCCGCGACACCCTGCACATGCTCGCCGACGGCAAGGTCGACGCCGCGCCGATGATCACCGACACCGTCGGACTCGACGGCGTCGCCGCCGCGTTCGACGCGCTGGGCAACCCGGAGAACCAGGCGAAGGTGCTGATCAACCCGCGGCGCAGCTAG
- a CDS encoding SLC13 family permease, whose translation MSVQLLSIAALVAVFVISTVFNVHMGALAFVATFVVGVGLADLSEKEIIAGFPAGLFVILVGVTYLFAIAKANGAIDWLVDTAVTLVRGRVWAFPWIMFALAAFLAGIGAVPPAAVAIIAPTAMRLAHRYGISPLLMGLMIANGVSAGEFSPIGLFGIIVNDVAASNGVASSPILLFISCFVVNAVMCYLLCVVINRRAGGRRLQGGADETVTGTGGPTPRSGDTVVRAVDVTDVALAVRPPMTRAVATTLAGLAVMVGIVACTSLDIGFVAMTLAVILGIQSPEAAKEALPKIAWASVFLIVGIVTYVSLLEKLGTVTYVSDAVAHLRSPLLIALLICVIAAVVSAFASTTGILGALVPLAVPFLLAGEVSSVAMIIALSLSSSIVDASPFSTSGALVVANAAEEDRDRLMSQLLRWGVAMMVVAPLMAWTIFVLPGW comes from the coding sequence ATGTCGGTCCAACTGCTCTCGATCGCCGCACTGGTCGCGGTGTTCGTCATCTCCACGGTATTCAACGTGCACATGGGTGCACTGGCGTTCGTCGCCACCTTCGTGGTCGGTGTGGGACTGGCTGACCTGTCCGAGAAGGAGATCATCGCCGGGTTTCCCGCCGGGCTGTTCGTGATCCTCGTCGGGGTGACCTACCTGTTCGCCATCGCCAAGGCCAACGGCGCCATCGACTGGCTCGTCGACACCGCGGTGACCCTGGTGCGCGGGCGGGTGTGGGCGTTCCCGTGGATCATGTTCGCCCTGGCCGCCTTCCTGGCCGGCATCGGCGCCGTACCGCCCGCGGCGGTCGCGATCATCGCGCCGACCGCGATGCGACTGGCTCACCGCTACGGCATCAGCCCGCTGCTGATGGGCCTGATGATCGCCAACGGTGTCAGCGCCGGCGAGTTCTCGCCGATCGGGCTGTTCGGGATCATCGTCAACGACGTGGCGGCCTCCAACGGTGTGGCATCGTCGCCGATCCTGTTGTTCATCAGCTGCTTCGTGGTGAACGCGGTGATGTGCTACCTGCTCTGCGTCGTCATCAACCGACGGGCGGGCGGCCGTCGCCTGCAGGGCGGCGCCGACGAAACCGTCACCGGGACAGGAGGTCCCACGCCGCGTTCCGGCGACACCGTGGTGCGGGCCGTCGATGTCACCGACGTCGCGCTGGCCGTGCGGCCGCCCATGACCCGGGCGGTGGCCACCACGCTCGCCGGACTGGCGGTGATGGTCGGCATCGTCGCCTGCACAAGCCTCGACATCGGTTTCGTCGCAATGACACTCGCAGTCATCCTGGGGATCCAGTCACCGGAGGCCGCCAAGGAGGCGCTGCCGAAGATCGCGTGGGCGTCGGTGTTCCTGATCGTGGGCATCGTCACCTACGTCAGCCTCCTGGAGAAACTCGGCACCGTCACCTACGTGTCCGACGCAGTGGCGCACCTGCGGTCCCCGCTGCTGATCGCGCTGCTGATCTGTGTGATCGCGGCCGTCGTGTCGGCGTTCGCCTCGACCACCGGGATCCTCGGCGCACTGGTGCCGCTGGCGGTGCCGTTCCTGTTGGCCGGTGAGGTGTCATCGGTCGCGATGATCATCGCGCTGAGCCTGTCCTCGTCGATCGTCGATGCGTCACCGTTCTCGACGTCGGGAGCGCTGGTAGTGGCCAACGCCGCCGAGGAGGACCGGGACCGCCTGATGAGCCAGCTGCTCCGATGGGGTGTGGCGATGATGGTGGTGGCGCCGCTGATGGCGTGGACGATCTTCGTGCTGCCCGGCTGGTAG
- a CDS encoding maleate cis-trans isomerase family protein, translating to MAGQIDGTTHDRTRYRNAMGPRGVIGIMTPGPNVVVENEMMDMRPPGVINAIDRYYVPNQSIRADEDWSIIMRHVAANLDDSVRRLNEALIDHLVLGMSSQSFMGGVEGSFALLDHLREASGVDVSMGAQASEAALKEVGARRIALVTPYYPVIEKNAVSYFEGRGFEVVHVEGLKCRSIIEVASQTEDRLRAAVQVADEHRPDAIIQLGTNLRFGALAPRLEQELGKPVWAVGTVIYWHALRAMGIDDQYAGFGALLEKH from the coding sequence ATGGCCGGCCAGATCGACGGGACGACCCATGACCGCACCCGCTACCGCAACGCGATGGGCCCGCGCGGTGTCATCGGCATCATGACGCCCGGCCCCAACGTGGTGGTCGAGAACGAGATGATGGACATGCGCCCGCCGGGCGTCATCAACGCCATCGACCGCTACTACGTGCCCAACCAGTCGATCCGCGCCGACGAGGACTGGTCGATCATCATGCGCCACGTCGCGGCCAACCTCGACGACTCGGTGCGCCGGCTCAACGAGGCGCTCATCGACCACCTGGTGCTGGGGATGTCCTCGCAGAGCTTCATGGGCGGCGTCGAGGGGAGCTTCGCGCTGCTCGACCACCTGCGGGAGGCCTCCGGGGTCGACGTGTCGATGGGCGCGCAGGCGTCCGAGGCCGCGCTGAAGGAGGTGGGCGCGCGGCGCATCGCGCTCGTCACGCCCTACTACCCGGTGATCGAGAAGAACGCGGTCAGCTATTTCGAGGGCCGCGGCTTCGAGGTCGTCCACGTCGAAGGCCTCAAGTGCCGCAGCATCATCGAGGTCGCCTCGCAGACCGAGGACCGGCTGCGCGCCGCCGTCCAGGTGGCCGACGAACACCGTCCCGACGCCATCATCCAGCTCGGCACCAACCTGCGGTTCGGCGCGCTGGCGCCGCGACTGGAACAGGAACTGGGCAAGCCGGTCTGGGCGGTCGGCACCGTCATCTACTGGCATGCGTTGCGGGCCATGGGAATCGATGACCAGTACGCCGGCTTCGGCGCCCTGCTGGAGAAGCACTGA
- a CDS encoding LysR family transcriptional regulator, which translates to MHLDWLTSFVAVAEQRAFLAAAQSLGRAQSRVSEHVAKLEQELGVVLVDRSVRPVRLTVAGEIFLGRAKDVLATLDSARAEMAAVRGTSYGTVRLACMSSAAGVFASRLIDRFSKAERNIDVQILEGPTATLPEMLQRHEADLAILPHTYVANSPELQWVPLWDEPLLLLVPPTHRLATVTSVPLAELTSEDVVTPGSGDGARGLSPEVAAMFAAAGVQVRTGRRVASPYTLVSMVRSGLGVGVLSELAVRLTGTDGVVVLPLDNPSAVRHTVLAWPRERRNSDAVQRFSEFVQAARLPDGTTRPAGLRY; encoded by the coding sequence GTGCACCTGGACTGGCTGACCTCGTTCGTCGCCGTCGCCGAGCAGCGGGCGTTCCTGGCCGCGGCGCAGAGCCTCGGCCGGGCACAGTCCCGGGTCAGCGAGCATGTGGCGAAGCTGGAGCAGGAGCTCGGCGTCGTTCTGGTGGACCGGTCGGTGCGGCCGGTGCGCCTGACGGTGGCCGGCGAGATCTTCCTGGGCCGGGCCAAGGATGTGCTGGCGACGCTGGACAGTGCCCGCGCGGAGATGGCCGCGGTACGCGGGACGAGCTACGGGACGGTGCGGCTGGCGTGCATGTCGAGCGCGGCCGGGGTGTTCGCCTCGCGGTTGATCGACCGGTTCAGCAAGGCGGAGCGCAACATCGACGTGCAGATCCTCGAGGGGCCGACCGCCACCCTGCCGGAGATGCTGCAGCGCCACGAGGCCGATCTCGCGATTCTGCCGCACACGTATGTCGCGAACAGCCCTGAACTGCAATGGGTTCCGCTGTGGGACGAGCCGCTACTGCTTCTCGTCCCGCCGACGCACCGGCTGGCGACGGTCACGTCGGTCCCGTTGGCCGAGTTGACCAGCGAGGATGTCGTGACCCCCGGCAGCGGGGACGGCGCCCGTGGCCTGTCACCGGAGGTCGCCGCGATGTTCGCGGCCGCGGGTGTCCAGGTGCGCACGGGCCGGCGGGTCGCCAGCCCCTACACGCTGGTGTCGATGGTCCGCTCCGGTCTGGGCGTGGGCGTCCTCAGCGAGCTGGCCGTCCGCCTGACCGGCACCGACGGGGTGGTGGTGCTGCCGCTGGACAACCCGTCAGCGGTGCGGCACACGGTGCTGGCGTGGCCGCGGGAGCGGCGAAATTCCGATGCGGTGCAGAGGTTTTCAGAGTTCGTCCAGGCTGCGCGGCTACCGGACGGCACAACGCGTCCCGCCGGACTCCGGTACTGA